agaaaaaattacgcagGATGATATCCTATGTAATGTTCTCTTTCCACGTTATGCGGATTAAATGATTCATGTGTTTTAGCGAATAAtatgttttctccttcatttaGGTTACTTAACGTGTATTTATTCCATCCCAGAACGTTGCGTAACCGAATTCCTAAGGGTGTAAACTTGTAAATAAACGAATAATatgaaatgtatataatatatttatttatatttatgcgtatagtaaataaattattaaaacgTTTATACAGTTggtatgtttttattaaaattttatttaccttatataataagacAGATGTCATGGAAGTTGCAACTACTCCCAGGAGCACATTgtcaataatttttgtagaaTTAGAATTTATACCAGAAAATTGTGTAGGAACAGATAAAACAGGATCATGTGGAACTACACTTgacttttcttcttctaataatatttcttgACAATTTAATTTAGGCATCACGCTTTCCGGGTTGTAACCTctacatttttcataaaaatcaTTATTCTCATTCTTATATGCTTGAATATATAATCTGTCAAATTCATTATAGATTGTAGATATTTTTTGGATGTGTTCTTCATATTccttgcattttttataactagAACCAGCTATTCTAATAATTTCATCATAATCGACACAATAATCATAAAGATGCTTACTCTCTTTCCAGTTTGTCAATGCAGAAAATACACTTAAATCACGCAGGCAATTATGCACTTCATTTTGACCAGTAAAAACACCGCTTAAAATAAGCTTAAGCTCAGCATAAGTGATAAGAACATTAATAGATTTACCTGGAAAATAATCAAACAACTCTTCATATATCCAAAGGCTCAAAAGGTTACAATGATGTTCCTTCAAATAGtccttattttgtttattataATCAGTTCTTAGATATTTTACAAGCTTTCCACAAATTTGCATAATTCTTGAATCTGCCTTGTGTGCAGTATCTTGTGATATACATTCTTCAATATATTGATCTAATTCATCAttagaaaatttcaaatcaAGATAGAAAATTTCTGATGGTAATTCTATTGCACGCATATTCAAGTAATTCTATGTAAAAGGAAATGTTTGTGAATTCCTAGGTTTAGGGGCCAGGGTTTTAAGGTTCAAAGGTTTCAGTTTTTAGGTTTAgcgtttagggttcaggttttattttttagggATTAGGTTTTTAGTTATGTCATGTAAGTTTCTTAATGTTTAGagtttatgttttattttttagagTTTTCGATTTATGTTATAGATTTTATATTTTCGCtttcaaatttcttttttttaagggtTTGTTTTTACTATTTAGAGTTTAGGTTATATGATTCTAGgtttaattttatgatattagTGTTTTAGTGTTTAGAGTTAATGTTTTAGTATTTACTTTATCGGTTTCAGTGTTTAGGTTTATGATTCAGGTTTATGTTTAGATTTAGGGTTCATGGTTTAGTGTTTTATGCATCGGTTAGCATGTTAACTGTTCACAATAGTGTTTtgggtatattattttataatatgtctggaaagcaaaaaaataactagcagAATCGTATTTGATGATATGGTTAAATCTATATATTCATGTATCTTTATATGACtgaataaatattaattttttttaaaaaataatggtaGAGGAATTGTACGAACataatgattattttttattgttaaaaaatattaaataaaaaaatgatggttctccttttttcaaggcaattttcaaattattagTTAGCCTGTCAAGCTcgcagaaaaatatatatatatatatgtatattgtTATGAGTATGGCTGGTTATGTTGATAATGCTTATTgaccttttttccatcagGGCTAGAATATTTATGGTATTCcgtgttttcttttctctcgAGGGGAGGGTGATGTGATGATGTTGCAGCAGGCAAATCAGTATAATCCCtaagcaggtattatatacatatgtaataatatgtatgctttTTGtaggtacttttttttttgtacgatGGAACGCTTTGCTGAAAGTGTTATTTCCTCCTCGTTAGCAGTTGCCCGAAGCAGAGAGAGCATATATCCAtggcaaaaatatatgcagcacgattat
The sequence above is drawn from the Plasmodium cynomolgi strain B DNA, scaffold: 0221, whole genome shotgun sequence genome and encodes:
- a CDS encoding hypothetical protein (putative), which encodes IFYLDLKFSNDELDQYIEECISQDTAHKADSRIMQICGKLVKYLRTDYNKQNKDYLKEHHCNLLSLWIYEELFDYFPGKSINVLITYAELKLILSGVFTGQNEVHNCLRDLSVFSALTNWKESKHLYDYCVDYDEIIRIAGSSYKKCKEYEEHIQKISTIYNEFDRLYIQAYKNENNDFYEKCRGYNPESVMPKLNCQEILLEEEKSSVVPHDPVLSVPTQFSGINSNSTKIIDNVLLGVVATSMTSVLLYKVNKILIKTYQLYKRFNNLFTIRININKYIIYISYYSFIYKFTPLGIRLRNVLGWNKYTLSNLNEGENILFAKTHESFNPHNVEREHYIGYHPA